A single genomic interval of Osmerus eperlanus chromosome 14, fOsmEpe2.1, whole genome shotgun sequence harbors:
- the pou5f3 gene encoding POU domain, class 5, transcription factor 1 → MSDRSQTSNSECNSRPYDFSRATMYSQALAQEGLGGSSLQIPHGVLQDPALIFNKAAYNGITQAAAQSFFPFPPVGGDYRASDSQAGDFGQPKHWYPFAASEYTGQVPGVAAVTQPTNHSPPIAETREQIKMPEIKTEKEVNDEYSTDIKIQQYQTPPTSAMTHGMYYSAPWNPSFWPGFTHMTAASTSSQNATTSSTSSPSLSPSPPSNGLPVNAFFSGSASQTVPATPTQNSNSTRSSGSSSGGCSDSEEEENLSTEELELFAKELKHKRITLGFTQADVGLALGNLYGKMFSQTTICRFEALQLSFKNMCKLKPLLQRWLNEAETSDNPQDMYKIERVFVDTRKRKRRTSLEGTVRSALESYFIKCPKPNTQEITHISDDLGLERDVVRVWFCNRRQKGKRLALPFDEECEGQYYEQSPPPPPHMVPSPMPGQGYHPNTHHGAPALYMAPLHRPDVFKQALHPGLVGHLTS, encoded by the exons ATGTCTGACCGATCCCAGACCTCCAACTCTGAGTGCAACAGCAGACCTTACGACTTCAGCCGGGCTACTATGTACTCACAGGCCCTGGCTCAAGAAGGATTGGGCGGCTCGTCGCTCCAGATACCACACGGTGTGCTGCAAGACCCGGCCCTAATCTTCAACAAAGCGGCATATAACGGAATTACCCAGGCTGCCGCTCAAAGTTTTTTCCCGTTCCCTCCCGTCGGTGGTGACTACAGGGCCTCCGACTCTCAGGCTGGGGACTTCGGCCAACCCAAACACTGGTATCCCTTCGCCGCTTCCGAGTACACAGGGCAAGTACCAGGGGTCGCTGCGGTCACACAACCTACCAACCACAGTCCACCTATTGCCGAAACCAGGGAGCAGATCAAGATGCCCGAGATAAAGACAGAAAAGGAGGTGAATGACGAGTACTCGACCGATATAAAGATTCAACAGTATCAAACCCCACCGACTTCCGCCATGACTCACGGGATGTATTATTCGGCTCCATGGAACCCGTCTTTCTGGCCCGGTTTTACTCATATGACGGCCGCCAGCACCAGTAGTCAAAATGCCACCACATCATCTACTTCGTCACCTTCTCTTTCGCCATCTCCCCCAAGCAATGGACTGCCCGTGAACGCGTTCTTCAGCGGGAGTGCAAGCCAGACCGTCCCGGCAACACCGACTCAGAACTCCAACTCAACTCGTAGCAGCGGTTCTTCCAGCGGCGGGTGCAGCGActcagaggaagag GAAAACCTCTCAACTGAAGAGTTGGAGCTGTTTGCCAAGGAATTGAAACACAAGCGTATAACATTAGGTTTCACACAAGCAGATGTGGGCTTGGCCCTGGGAAATCTTTATG GCAAGATGTTCAGCCAGACAACTATTTGTCGTTTTGAAGCCCTCCAGCTCAGCTTCAAGAACATGTGTAAACTGAAGCCCCTGCTCCAGAGGTGGCTGAACGAGGCAGAGACCTCCGACAACCCACAAGAT ATGTACAAGATAGAGCGGGTGTTTGTAGACACCCGGAAGAGAAAGCGAAGGACCAGCCTGGAGGGGACCGTGCGCTCTGCACTGGAGTCCTACTTTATCAAGTGTCCAAAACCCAACACCCAGGAGATCACGCACATATCCGACGACCTGGGTCTAGAGAGAGAC GTGGTGCGCGTGTGGTTCTGCAACCGCCGACAAAAGGGGAAGAGGCTGGCACTTCCCTTCGACGAGGAGTGCGAAGGACAGTATTACGAGCAgagccctcccccaccaccgcaCATGGTGCCCTCCCCTATGCCCGGGCAGGGATACCATCCCAACACCCATCACGGAGCCCCTGCCCTCTACATGGCCCCTCTTCACCGACCTGATGTCTTCAAGCAGGCCCTGCACCCTGGGTTGGTGGGCCACCTGACCAGCTAA
- the LOC134033637 gene encoding alpha-(1,3)-fucosyltransferase 7, giving the protein MELHLTEKAVSVETCSFCHKKKPFVFICLVTLLLFLSYQISKQGWLQVESLYTNQDTIGNGSFLTILVWYWPFGDRYPLEGDVCKDQYHIPGCRLTDQRSLYHQANAVVFHHRELQQRLQVLPLNLLRPPHQKWIWVSLESPENSGDLSHYSNVFNWTMTYRRDADIPIPYGELIRKQAVNSSSDSIEDSITQNKSKLVCWVVSNYNARHRRIQVYKSLIKTIPVEVYGKWNKRPLASANLLPTMSHCYFYLSFENSLSKDYITEKLWHNAYMSGAVPVVLGASLEDYKAVAPPNSFIHIDDFASVEELGSYLRNLSQNQQKYASYQAWRLDYKVKRLWSWVERFCRICLHHHNLSAQTVYQDLQAWVTV; this is encoded by the exons ATGGAATTACACTTAACAG AAAAAGCCGTCTCCGTGGAGACATGTTCATTTTGCCACAAGAAGAAACCCTTTGTGTTCATCTGCCTGGTCACACTTTTGCTCTTTCTGAGTTACCAGATCAGTAAGCAAGGTTGGTTGCAAGTAGAATCCCTATACACCAACCAAGACACCATCGGTAACGGAAGCTTCCTTACCATCCTTGTGTGGTACTGGCCGTTCGGCGACAGATACCCCCTGGAGGGGGACGTGTGCAAGGACCAGTACCACATTCCAGGCTGCCGTCTGACGGATCAGAGGAGCCTGTACCACCAGGCGAACGCTGTGGTCTTCCACCACCGAGAACTGCAGCAGAGACTCCAGGTCCTCCCCCTCAACTTGCTCCGCCCCCCACACCAGAAGTGGATCTGGGTCTCTCTGGAGTCCCCAGAGAACAGTGGGGACCTGAGTCACTACAGCAATGTGTTCAACTGGACCATGACGTACCGCCGTGACGCCGACATCCCCATACCCTACGGGGAGCTTATTAGGAAACAGGCTGTGAATTCTAGTTCTGACAGCATAGAGGACTCCATTACACAAAATAAATCTAAATTGGTCTGCTGGGTGGTCAGTAACTACAATGCCCGCCATAGGAGAATCCAGGTGTACAAATCCCTGATAAAGACCATCCCAGTAGAAGTGTACGGGAAATGGAACAAGAGGCCACTAGCCAGTGCCAACCTCCTGCCCACTATGTCTCACTGTTACTTCTATCTCTCCTTCGAGAACTCTCTCTCCAAGGACTACATTACAGAGAAGCTCTGGCACAACGCCTATATGTCTGGGGCGGTGCCTGTGGTGTTAGGCGCATCATTGGAGGATTACAAGGCAGTGGCCCCACCCAACTCCTTCATCCATATTGATGATTTTGCATCAGTGGAAGAGCTAGGGAGTTACCTCCGAAATCTGTCTCAAAACCAACAGAAATACGCAAGTTATCAGGCTTGGAGACTGGACTATAAGGTGAAACGTTTATGGAGCTGGGTCGAAAGGTTCTGTAGGATCTGTTTACACCATCACAATCTGTCTGCACAGACAGTTTACCAAGATCTTCAAGCTTGGGTAACAGTGTAA
- the clic3 gene encoding chloride intracellular channel protein 3, producing the protein MAEAPKIELFIKASDDGESVGNCPFCQRLFMILWLKGANFTLTTVDMKRAPEVLKDLAPGSQPPFLIYNEEVRTDTNKIEEFLEETLAPPQYPKLCCRYKESNRAGDDIFHKFSAYIKNPNPGLNDMLEKKFLKSLMKLDQYLLTPLPYELDQNPDMSQSSRIYLDENSLSLADCNLLPKLNIVKVVCRKYRDFEIPAALKGLSRYLDKAYQQDEFHLTCPKDSEILLAYHSVAKYLNK; encoded by the exons ATGGCGGAGGCCCCGAAAATTGAACTCTTCATCAAG GCCAGTGAtgatggggaaagtgtggggAACTGTCCATTCTGTCAGAGGCTCTTCATGATCCTCTGGCTGAAGGGCGCCAACTTCACCCTCACCACTGTGGACATGAAGAG AGCGCCTGAGGTGCTGAAGGACCTGGCGCCGGGCTCCCAGCCCCCCTTCCTCATCTACAACGAGGAGGTCCGCACCGATACCAACAAGATTGAAGAGTTCCTGGAGGAGACCTTGGCTCCTCCCCA GTACCCCAAGTTGTGCTGTCGCTACAAGGAGTCCAACAGGGCTGGAGATGACATCTTCCACAAGTTCTCAGCTTACATCAAAAACCCCAACCCAGGACTCAATGATA TGTTGGAGAAGAAGTTCCTGAAGAGCTTGATGAAGTTGGACCAGTACCTGCTGACCCCTCTACCATATGAGCTGGACCAGAATCCAGACATGTCTCAGTCCTCCAGAATCTACCTGGATGAGAACTCCCTCAGCCTGGCTGACTGCAACCTGCTGCCCAAGCTCAACATTGTCAAG GTGGTGTGCAGGAAGTACAGAGACTTTGAGATCCCCGCGGCCCTTAAGGGCTTGAGCCGTTACCTGGACAAGGCCTACCAGCAGGATGAGTTCCACCTCACCTGCCCCAAGGACTCAGAGATCCTCCTGGCCTACCACTCTGTGGCCAAATACCTCAACAAGTAA